A region from the Candidatus Zixiibacteriota bacterium genome encodes:
- a CDS encoding proline dehydrogenase family protein, which yields MGFLAFFAQRFIAGETVESAITAVNQLNASGMTATLDILGENVKSQEQAIRTADKYISMLQTIADTGINSNISIKLTQMGLDISDQFCYDNVSRILDKADKLNIFVRVDMEGSDYTERTLQLVFKWYEKYKNMGIVIQCSLYRSEKDIEELNKRKITVRLCKGAYKEPKTVAFVSKDEVNANFIKLTEMLIKDGVYPAIASHDSVMLKAGLDLAEKYGRGKDDFEFQMLYGINRSAQRELVEQGYRVRVYTPFGNHWLPYYLRRMRERKENVLFILKHLFKD from the coding sequence ATGGGTTTTTTAGCATTTTTTGCGCAACGGTTTATTGCGGGAGAGACAGTGGAAAGCGCCATTACGGCGGTAAACCAACTTAACGCATCGGGCATGACAGCGACTCTGGATATTCTTGGAGAGAATGTCAAATCACAGGAGCAAGCGATACGGACGGCTGATAAATATATTAGCATGCTTCAGACTATTGCCGATACCGGCATCAATTCGAACATATCGATAAAGCTTACTCAAATGGGGTTGGATATATCCGACCAGTTTTGCTATGATAACGTCAGCCGGATATTAGACAAAGCTGACAAGCTGAACATTTTTGTTCGGGTTGATATGGAAGGTTCTGATTACACCGAAAGGACTCTTCAGCTTGTATTCAAATGGTATGAGAAATACAAGAACATGGGCATAGTAATTCAATGCTCTCTTTATCGCTCTGAGAAAGATATAGAGGAGTTGAATAAACGTAAAATAACGGTAAGACTATGCAAAGGAGCATATAAAGAGCCGAAAACAGTTGCTTTCGTATCCAAAGATGAGGTTAACGCCAATTTTATAAAGCTGACCGAAATGCTTATTAAGGATGGCGTTTATCCCGCTATTGCCAGCCATGACAGCGTCATGCTAAAAGCCGGTTTGGATTTAGCTGAAAAATATGGCAGAGGCAAAGATGATTTTGAATTTCAGATGCTTTATGGGATCAACCGTTCGGCTCAACGCGAGTTAGTGGAGCAAGGTTACCGGGTAAGGGTTTATACGCCATTTGGTAATCACTGGCTGCCGTATTATTTAAGACGGATGCGCGAACGCAAAGAAAACGTGCTGTTTATATTAAAGCATCTGTTTAAGGATTAA
- a CDS encoding T9SS type A sorting domain-containing protein gives MRCLMRAILVSMFVIASAAGVWANSYEFAFDQNMIQPTSDQYGDLLEIEGCDLTGIPGEPFIPSKSGHIVLPFGTKADNIRIISESWIELPGEYNIKPAPTQVPISYKGPLPEIVRNNAIYSSDNPYPPSPMFFSGGGQMRGYSLAGYIIYPLRYYPVSGRLELLQKLEIEVDYSAVFTPFSPSIEIGTVVSKMVDNPADVRFQPVVLSPIDPNDVKYLIIAEDDLVASYRPLADWHTQSGFPAEIITMSDIISNYEGATTQLKIKTCIYDYAVNKGTMFVLLGGDDTVVPDQNCLADGGSNTDNTMPTDLFYACFDNRFDWNSDGDTQVGEYSDGIDLYPEVFISRAPIRASYQADNFVNKTINYIKNPPDNSFVDPMLLCGVLLWNSGDAEAKCENLWNNYVAPVWPLHARKRFYDTNTDFGGPSYQVSAANMIDVLSDGYSFFFMATHGWQTGWSTETGNGFNSGHALSLTNSDEQGIVYSISCIVNAFDCDGSYHNDPCLSEGFIRNGNGGAVGFQACSRYGWGFPGPPYQQHGASFQYADAFFHYLFTGESIGIPEGYPYWMGAVAAAHKASKVPECGDGIMRWLNYGINSIGDPALDIFTENPLTMNPMFADSTYIGGSDFMVSGLPYNAMVCLWKGDEVYSVGTASSGTVSLPILPQSLGGIILTASAHNYKPYIDTIVVIAPQEPIVFYDTCFINDADGNNNNLIDFGENILLGMQLINPGLDPAYSVAASLSSVDTFIAITDAAETFGTISGNSGTLNIDDAYAFEVSNFTPDGHIVPFELEITGNARDTWTSFFNLTTHAPNVELTLVDINDASGNNNGMLDAGETVEVIVAIINKGSAEAYNVTGVLSEDDEYVSLANNSSAFGDLSPSGGSSNNTDEPFIVTASSDFPTGYSVAFNLVIEAESGYTTSLGFTLQSLESFEVDGAGWQGDDIWEWGSPTSGPDYAYHGDNVWATVLDGDYPNNTDCALYTPYYSISDSLAFLSFYQWYETQQADGGNISISSDGGWTWEIAEPEGGYAAANITGLDGEPGFSGIITNWRYCHIDLSGYIGETIIAKFRFGSDNFGNRAGWYIDGVVIHGYGWSADVLPDIGYNPSSFNVSLEQGEISTIPILLSNSGEGILEFDVSIESDGLLLSSSPDNAIPLTMRHDRTTPISKKNSNSPSDDNLLLDFGGPDDFGYSWKDSREPNGPVFNWVDISDVGVEITDIDDDINVGPFDIGFEFPFYGNTFETFRFCTNGFISFTSAAANSFNRSLPTNGIEPLNLVAPFWDNLNFNERGQAYYYSSDNSLVISYIDVPLANDPSASLTFQIILYDNGSILFQYDEIVGAANGGTVGIQNNDASIATLVAFNETYIEPDLAVKISLPISWLTVSPMKGIVLPDETMAIDVTFDASGLDIGQHLSDILLAVNDTDNPEIVIPCILGVGESYLPPSPELIFPCDSDTLLDDPIYLIWHEINHVDSFKIDLCQDTLFIDAISFAVDGNETSIDITDYINDNDWYWRAKAGNGVGWGDWSEVWTFTANLTGIDDDADRLVPNDYIIYQSYPNPFNNIAIIKYGLPKSGYVSIILYDILGRQVAELVDGNKQAGYHQVVWNARNNSSGMYFYRIQAGEFAQTKKMLLLK, from the coding sequence ATGAGATGTTTAATGAGGGCGATTTTAGTTTCGATGTTTGTTATAGCATCGGCGGCAGGAGTCTGGGCGAATTCGTATGAGTTTGCATTCGACCAGAATATGATTCAGCCAACAAGCGATCAATATGGCGATCTGCTGGAAATTGAAGGCTGCGACTTAACCGGCATTCCGGGCGAGCCATTTATTCCGTCAAAATCGGGGCATATTGTATTGCCGTTTGGCACTAAGGCTGATAATATCAGAATTATCAGCGAAAGCTGGATTGAGCTTCCCGGCGAATATAATATCAAACCGGCGCCAACACAGGTTCCGATATCATACAAGGGACCTTTGCCTGAAATTGTACGTAATAACGCAATCTACTCATCCGACAACCCCTATCCGCCAAGTCCCATGTTTTTCAGCGGCGGCGGCCAGATGCGCGGCTATTCATTAGCAGGATATATAATCTATCCTTTGAGATACTATCCGGTTTCAGGTCGCCTCGAACTGCTTCAGAAATTGGAAATTGAGGTAGATTATTCGGCAGTCTTTACGCCTTTTTCACCATCAATTGAAATTGGAACAGTTGTTTCAAAGATGGTGGATAATCCAGCGGATGTTCGATTTCAGCCTGTAGTTCTTTCTCCGATTGACCCCAATGATGTGAAATACCTGATAATTGCCGAAGACGATCTTGTTGCATCTTACCGGCCGTTAGCAGATTGGCACACTCAATCAGGCTTTCCGGCTGAGATTATCACCATGTCGGATATTATCAGTAATTACGAAGGAGCTACTACTCAGCTTAAAATAAAAACCTGTATCTATGATTATGCAGTAAACAAGGGAACAATGTTCGTCCTGTTAGGCGGCGATGATACTGTTGTTCCTGACCAGAACTGCCTGGCTGATGGCGGCAGCAATACCGATAATACTATGCCCACCGACCTGTTCTATGCCTGTTTCGATAACCGATTCGACTGGAATTCCGATGGCGATACTCAAGTAGGCGAATATTCTGACGGTATTGATCTTTATCCTGAGGTTTTCATTTCCCGCGCTCCTATCCGCGCGAGCTATCAAGCGGATAATTTCGTTAATAAAACCATAAATTATATTAAAAATCCTCCGGATAACAGCTTTGTCGATCCCATGCTTTTATGCGGTGTATTATTATGGAATTCGGGAGATGCTGAGGCAAAATGCGAAAACCTCTGGAACAACTATGTTGCTCCAGTCTGGCCGCTTCATGCCAGAAAACGCTTTTATGACACCAATACGGATTTCGGCGGACCCAGCTACCAGGTTTCTGCCGCCAATATGATTGATGTGCTGAGCGACGGCTACAGTTTCTTCTTTATGGCAACCCATGGCTGGCAGACTGGTTGGTCAACGGAAACCGGCAACGGCTTCAATAGCGGTCATGCGCTTTCGCTGACCAACAGCGATGAGCAAGGAATTGTTTATTCGATATCATGTATCGTGAATGCTTTTGATTGCGATGGAAGCTACCATAATGACCCCTGTCTGTCGGAAGGATTTATCCGCAACGGCAACGGCGGAGCGGTAGGCTTTCAGGCTTGCAGCAGATATGGCTGGGGCTTTCCCGGCCCGCCGTATCAACAGCATGGCGCTTCCTTTCAGTATGCGGATGCTTTCTTCCATTATCTTTTCACCGGCGAATCTATTGGAATACCTGAGGGTTATCCCTACTGGATGGGAGCTGTTGCGGCTGCTCATAAAGCCTCTAAAGTCCCCGAATGCGGAGATGGCATCATGAGGTGGCTCAATTACGGAATAAACTCAATCGGCGACCCCGCATTAGATATATTTACCGAAAATCCGCTTACTATGAATCCGATGTTTGCTGACTCTACATATATAGGCGGCTCCGATTTTATGGTTTCGGGTTTGCCGTATAACGCTATGGTTTGCCTATGGAAAGGCGATGAAGTATATTCAGTAGGCACTGCCTCCTCCGGAACTGTTAGTTTGCCTATTCTACCGCAATCTCTTGGCGGAATTATTTTAACCGCTTCAGCTCATAATTATAAACCGTATATTGATACTATCGTGGTGATAGCTCCTCAAGAGCCGATTGTTTTTTATGATACTTGCTTCATTAACGATGCCGACGGCAATAACAACAATCTTATTGATTTCGGTGAAAATATCCTGCTTGGGATGCAGTTGATTAATCCCGGGCTTGACCCCGCATATAGCGTAGCAGCCTCTTTAAGCTCAGTCGATACGTTCATTGCGATTACTGATGCTGCCGAAACCTTCGGCACAATAAGCGGCAACAGCGGTACATTGAATATAGATGACGCTTATGCTTTCGAGGTATCTAATTTTACTCCTGATGGGCATATTGTCCCATTTGAACTGGAGATTACCGGAAATGCCCGCGACACCTGGACAAGTTTTTTTAATCTAACTACCCATGCTCCTAATGTAGAACTTACTCTTGTCGATATAAATGACGCCTCAGGTAATAATAATGGTATGCTTGATGCAGGTGAAACGGTTGAAGTAATTGTTGCTATTATAAATAAAGGTTCTGCTGAGGCTTATAATGTAACCGGCGTTTTGTCTGAGGATGATGAGTATGTTAGCCTTGCAAATAATAGCAGTGCCTTTGGCGATTTAAGCCCCTCCGGCGGCAGTTCAAATAATACTGATGAGCCATTTATTGTAACTGCCAGCTCTGATTTTCCTACTGGCTATTCGGTTGCGTTTAATCTGGTCATTGAAGCTGAGAGCGGCTATACAACAAGTCTGGGTTTTACGCTTCAAAGTCTCGAATCATTCGAAGTTGACGGAGCTGGTTGGCAGGGTGATGATATTTGGGAATGGGGTTCACCAACCTCTGGCCCGGATTATGCCTATCATGGCGATAATGTTTGGGCTACTGTTTTGGATGGCGATTATCCCAACAATACCGATTGCGCGTTGTATACTCCATACTACTCAATCAGCGATTCTCTAGCTTTTCTTTCATTTTATCAATGGTACGAAACCCAGCAAGCTGATGGCGGGAATATATCAATTTCATCTGATGGCGGTTGGACTTGGGAAATAGCCGAGCCGGAAGGCGGTTATGCCGCTGCAAACATAACCGGTCTTGACGGCGAACCCGGTTTCTCCGGTATAATAACGAACTGGAGATATTGCCATATAGATTTATCCGGTTATATCGGCGAAACGATTATTGCCAAGTTCCGTTTTGGTTCAGATAATTTCGGAAACCGCGCTGGTTGGTATATCGATGGTGTTGTTATACATGGCTACGGGTGGAGCGCTGATGTTTTGCCGGATATTGGCTATAATCCGTCATCGTTTAATGTTTCGCTCGAACAGGGAGAGATTTCAACTATTCCGATACTGCTATCTAACAGCGGCGAGGGCATACTCGAGTTTGATGTTTCTATTGAATCAGACGGGCTTTTGCTTTCATCGTCTCCGGATAATGCTATACCGTTGACAATGAGGCATGATAGAACAACACCTATCTCCAAGAAAAACAGCAACTCGCCTTCCGATGACAATTTACTTTTGGATTTCGGTGGTCCTGATGATTTCGGCTATTCATGGAAAGACTCGCGCGAGCCGAACGGACCTGTATTCAATTGGGTAGATATTTCAGACGTTGGAGTTGAAATAACCGATATTGATGATGATATCAATGTTGGGCCTTTCGATATCGGTTTTGAATTCCCATTTTATGGAAATACTTTTGAAACATTCAGATTCTGCACCAACGGGTTTATTTCATTTACATCCGCGGCGGCTAATTCATTCAATCGTTCTTTGCCTACTAATGGAATTGAACCGCTAAATCTTGTTGCTCCGTTCTGGGATAATCTGAATTTCAACGAAAGGGGACAGGCGTATTATTACTCGTCCGATAATTCCTTGGTTATTTCCTATATTGATGTGCCGCTTGCTAACGATCCCAGCGCATCATTAACATTTCAGATAATTCTTTATGATAATGGCAGCATTCTTTTCCAGTATGATGAGATTGTTGGCGCTGCTAATGGCGGCACTGTAGGCATTCAGAATAATGACGCTTCCATAGCCACTTTGGTTGCTTTTAATGAAACTTATATTGAGCCGGATTTGGCGGTAAAAATAAGCCTGCCAATAAGCTGGCTGACTGTTTCCCCGATGAAAGGCATTGTGCTGCCTGATGAAACAATGGCTATCGATGTTACATTCGATGCTTCCGGTCTTGATATCGGTCAGCATCTGTCGGATATTCTGCTTGCCGTAAATGACACCGATAACCCGGAAATTGTTATCCCGTGCATATTGGGCGTTGGCGAATCATATTTGCCGCCGTCTCCCGAATTGATATTCCCCTGCGATAGCGATACGCTATTAGATGATCCGATATACTTAATCTGGCATGAGATTAATCATGTTGATTCATTTAAAATCGATTTGTGCCAGGATACGCTGTTTATAGATGCTATATCCTTCGCTGTTGATGGCAATGAAACATCTATTGACATCACTGATTACATCAACGACAATGATTGGTACTGGCGTGCTAAAGCCGGTAATGGCGTCGGCTGGGGCGATTGGTCGGAAGTGTGGACATTTACGGCTAACCTGACCGGTATCGATGATGATGCCGACAGACTGGTACCCAATGATTATATTATATATCAGTCTTATCCGAATCCGTTTAATAACATCGCAATTATTAAATATGGTTTACCAAAATCGGGTTATGTTAGCATCATATTATATGATATTCTTGGGCGACAAGTTGCCGAGCTTGTTGATGGAAACAAGCAGGCGGGTTATCATCAGGTTGTCTGGAATGCCCGGAATAATTCATCCGGCATGTATTTCTATAGAATACAGGCAGGCGAGTTTGCTCAGACAAAGAAAATGCTGCTGCTAAAATAA
- a CDS encoding Glu/Leu/Phe/Val dehydrogenase yields MANKAYNPFKMAQTQFDKVADRLELDEATRALLREPLREYHLSIPVRMDDGSTKVFRGFRVQHNDARGPAKGGIRFHPQETIDTVKALSMWMTWKCAVVDIPLGGSKGGVICDPHNLSMREQEQICRAWVRQLSKDIGPYVDVPAPDVMTSAQHMLWMLDEYETIHGQKSPGLITGKPVGMGGSLGRTEATGYGVIFNVREALKELDLPPGDTTASVQGFGNVAQYAIELYEQLQGKVICVSCWDQKDQTSYSFKKSDGVDLKALLKITDRFGGIDKAKAKEQGYEILPGDAWLEQDVDILIPAALENQITGDNVNKISKKVKIIAEGANGPTTPEADKVIAERGIFLIPDFLCNSGGVTCSYFEQVQSNMNYFWEKDEVLSKLDIKITSAFLAVSEMAKKRNLYMRDAAYVIAIGRVAQACKDRGWV; encoded by the coding sequence ATGGCTAACAAAGCATATAATCCATTCAAAATGGCTCAGACTCAGTTCGATAAAGTAGCCGACAGACTGGAATTAGATGAAGCAACAAGAGCTTTATTGAGAGAGCCGTTAAGAGAATACCATTTAAGCATCCCCGTAAGGATGGATGATGGCAGTACGAAAGTATTCCGCGGTTTTAGAGTTCAGCACAACGATGCCAGAGGACCTGCCAAGGGCGGTATCCGTTTTCACCCGCAGGAAACAATAGATACAGTAAAGGCGCTTTCCATGTGGATGACCTGGAAATGCGCTGTGGTAGATATACCATTGGGCGGAAGTAAAGGCGGCGTTATATGCGATCCCCATAATCTGAGTATGAGGGAACAAGAACAGATATGCAGGGCTTGGGTGCGGCAATTATCGAAAGATATAGGACCCTATGTTGATGTGCCTGCTCCCGATGTTATGACTAGCGCTCAGCATATGTTATGGATGCTCGATGAATATGAAACCATTCACGGGCAAAAATCTCCCGGATTAATTACCGGAAAACCGGTTGGCATGGGCGGTTCTCTTGGCCGCACGGAAGCTACGGGGTATGGAGTTATTTTTAATGTCAGAGAAGCTTTAAAAGAATTAGATTTACCGCCCGGAGATACTACCGCAAGCGTTCAGGGTTTTGGTAATGTTGCCCAATATGCAATTGAACTCTATGAACAGCTTCAAGGCAAGGTGATTTGCGTTTCTTGCTGGGACCAAAAAGATCAAACCTCATATAGCTTTAAAAAAAGCGATGGCGTAGATTTAAAAGCTCTTCTGAAAATCACTGACCGTTTTGGCGGAATAGATAAGGCTAAGGCTAAAGAACAGGGTTATGAAATACTTCCCGGGGATGCCTGGCTTGAGCAGGATGTTGATATTTTAATTCCAGCGGCTCTGGAAAACCAGATAACGGGAGATAATGTTAATAAAATCAGTAAAAAGGTTAAAATTATCGCCGAGGGCGCCAACGGACCAACAACCCCTGAGGCTGATAAAGTAATCGCAGAACGTGGTATTTTCTTGATTCCTGATTTTCTTTGTAATTCCGGAGGCGTTACCTGCAGTTATTTCGAACAGGTTCAGAGCAACATGAATTATTTCTGGGAAAAGGATGAGGTTTTAAGCAAGCTTGATATTAAAATAACGTCAGCCTTTTTAGCGGTTAGCGAAATGGCAAAAAAAAGAAATCTCTATATGCGTGATGCCGCTTATGTAATTGCTATTGGACGCGTTGCTCAGGCTTGCAAAGACCGTGGCTGGGTATAA
- a CDS encoding zinc-dependent metalloprotease, whose amino-acid sequence MFKPAKLLLILLSVLIALIPAGELEAKKKKDNDKKKENGKAFEEVIKDYKKIDGFFTFYTKADEGKVYMEIKPDQFEQTYMCNITRSAGDGTYYDNGADIGEFPFEFKRIGKNIHMIQKNLRFRADTSSTLSRAIERGVSNSIFGIAKIESEPEKETKTVLVDPSAFFIQDISNISYYLGKKGKLEYTFDKDNSYFGEIKSFPLNSEIDAVYHFETKKPNDAQTFPSSYSMLHTYHFSLSALIDTGYKPRFADDRIGYFQTLYQDYNQLDKETPYVRYINRWHLEKAYPDSALSKPVKPIVYWLGNTIPEEYRPYVRKGVLLWNKAFEKIGFKDAIVVKQMSDTASWDPADARYSTIQWVVFPGRSYAVGPSHTNPYTGQIYDADVRICVDFIRWMYIKSEYYIDPLVSETAEPDFYNDGIFSNHRRCNYAQESAKDASFAMNILNARSDFDDENETTKEFVQAYIVDLVVHEVGHTLGLRHNFKASTINTNEQRHDKTRTQKLGVTGSVMDYNPANIAPEGTKQGEFFHSIPGTYDFWAIEYGYKPIDAATPEDELPELEKIASRCTDPLLIYATDEDVFGNSMTSIDPLCNMFDLSSDPMAYLLDEISLSTELWDKIEEKFENPGNRYQKMLTAFNRGWSPYYYIARLIPKFIGGIYHNNYHVGDSENTLPFEPVPASKQKEAMQFLKEHLFAPDVFSFPASLLNKLQPERLEDFKWSAGKIKRLDYPIHDRVFSCQKIAIDRLYNPIALSRLQDIVLHYEKGQEIYTMTDMFTDLRRAVWSPEIVSGKNINSFRRRLQRYHLDKAIGMVLQKQAGIPEDARTLARNDLKILQRAIAKAITVPTLDIITKAHLEESKARIDAALKAGIDRNIGVVKK is encoded by the coding sequence ATGTTTAAACCCGCTAAATTGCTTCTAATCCTGCTGTCTGTCTTAATTGCGCTAATACCTGCCGGCGAGCTTGAGGCTAAAAAGAAAAAAGACAATGACAAGAAAAAAGAGAATGGCAAAGCGTTCGAGGAAGTAATCAAGGATTATAAAAAAATCGATGGTTTTTTCACATTTTATACTAAAGCCGATGAAGGCAAAGTTTATATGGAGATAAAGCCTGATCAATTTGAGCAAACTTATATGTGTAATATCACTCGTTCTGCCGGCGATGGCACTTATTATGACAATGGCGCCGATATAGGAGAGTTTCCATTCGAGTTTAAGCGAATCGGAAAAAATATTCATATGATTCAGAAAAATTTGCGGTTCAGAGCCGATACTTCTTCAACGCTGTCTCGAGCTATCGAAAGAGGTGTTAGCAATTCGATTTTCGGAATTGCCAAAATCGAATCGGAACCCGAAAAAGAGACTAAGACGGTCTTAGTCGACCCCTCGGCTTTCTTCATTCAGGATATAAGCAATATCAGTTATTATCTTGGGAAAAAAGGCAAGCTGGAATACACTTTCGATAAAGACAACAGCTATTTCGGGGAAATTAAATCTTTCCCGCTAAACAGTGAAATCGACGCTGTCTATCATTTTGAAACCAAAAAGCCCAATGATGCTCAGACATTCCCCAGCTCATACAGTATGCTTCACACCTATCATTTTTCACTGTCGGCATTGATTGATACCGGTTATAAGCCGCGCTTTGCCGATGACCGCATCGGGTATTTCCAGACGCTTTATCAGGATTATAATCAATTGGATAAAGAGACGCCGTATGTTCGCTATATCAACCGCTGGCATCTAGAAAAAGCCTATCCCGATTCGGCGCTTTCGAAGCCCGTGAAACCGATAGTATATTGGCTGGGAAATACTATTCCCGAAGAGTATCGGCCATATGTAAGAAAGGGAGTGCTTCTGTGGAATAAGGCGTTCGAGAAAATTGGCTTTAAAGATGCTATCGTAGTTAAGCAGATGTCTGATACTGCCAGTTGGGACCCTGCCGATGCGAGATACAGTACTATTCAATGGGTGGTATTTCCCGGCAGAAGTTATGCGGTGGGACCATCACATACTAATCCGTATACAGGCCAGATATATGATGCCGATGTCAGAATTTGTGTCGATTTTATTCGCTGGATGTATATCAAGTCAGAATATTATATCGACCCGTTGGTTAGCGAAACAGCTGAACCCGATTTCTATAATGACGGCATATTTTCTAACCATCGCCGCTGCAATTATGCCCAGGAGTCCGCCAAGGATGCCTCCTTTGCCATGAATATTCTAAACGCTCGCAGCGATTTTGATGATGAAAACGAAACAACAAAGGAATTTGTGCAGGCATATATAGTCGATCTTGTTGTGCATGAGGTTGGGCACACTTTAGGCCTTCGTCATAATTTCAAAGCCTCGACTATCAATACCAATGAACAGCGGCATGATAAAACCCGAACGCAAAAGCTTGGTGTAACCGGTTCGGTTATGGATTACAATCCCGCCAATATCGCTCCCGAGGGAACCAAGCAGGGCGAGTTTTTCCATTCCATACCCGGCACATATGATTTTTGGGCAATCGAATATGGCTACAAACCTATTGATGCCGCAACTCCTGAGGATGAACTGCCTGAACTTGAGAAAATCGCTTCCCGCTGCACCGACCCGCTTCTGATTTATGCCACCGATGAGGACGTGTTCGGCAATTCCATGACATCAATCGACCCGCTTTGTAATATGTTTGATTTAAGTTCTGATCCGATGGCATACCTTTTGGATGAAATATCTCTATCTACGGAGCTTTGGGATAAAATAGAGGAGAAATTTGAAAACCCCGGCAATCGATATCAGAAAATGTTAACGGCTTTTAACCGCGGTTGGAGTCCGTATTATTATATTGCTCGTCTGATTCCCAAATTTATCGGCGGCATCTATCATAATAATTATCATGTTGGCGATTCGGAAAACACACTTCCCTTTGAGCCGGTACCAGCATCAAAGCAAAAAGAGGCTATGCAGTTTCTAAAAGAACATCTGTTTGCGCCGGATGTGTTTAGTTTCCCGGCATCGCTATTGAATAAGCTTCAGCCCGAAAGGCTTGAGGATTTCAAATGGTCTGCCGGCAAAATTAAGCGTTTGGATTACCCTATTCATGACAGAGTATTTTCCTGCCAAAAAATAGCGATAGACCGCCTATATAATCCAATCGCTTTATCGAGACTACAAGACATAGTCCTTCACTATGAAAAAGGTCAGGAAATTTATACTATGACTGATATGTTCACCGATTTACGACGGGCTGTTTGGTCTCCAGAAATTGTCAGCGGTAAGAATATCAATAGTTTCAGAAGGCGACTCCAGCGTTATCATCTGGATAAAGCAATCGGCATGGTTTTGCAAAAGCAGGCCGGTATACCTGAGGATGCCAGAACATTAGCCAGGAACGACCTGAAAATCCTCCAGAGAGCTATTGCTAAGGCTATTACTGTTCCCACATTAGACATAATCACTAAAGCACACCTTGAAGAGTCGAAAGCGCGTATTGATGCCGCTTTGAAAGCCGGTATCGATAGAAATATTGGCGTTGTGAAAAAATAA
- a CDS encoding RtcB family protein, which produces MEKIKIDDYTWEIPKGSKQGMKVPARLITSKKLLDNLDEGVIEQITNVACLPGIRRYALCMPDGHRGYGFPIGGVAAFSTKTGVISPGGIGFDINCGVRLIRTNLTEKEIKPKITELIDLLYQLVPSGVGCKGIIKLNRTEFDKLMVEGSSWCLKKGYAWDSDIEFTEQNGKIPGANPDNVSDKAKTRGLDQVGTLGSGNHYLELQKVTFDEQCDKSVASALGIDQPGQITVMIHCGSRGFGHQIGTDYLKSFGAAMKKYGIRTNDRELACAPFDSLEGQAYYSAMAAAANTAFVNRQVIMHRVREGFAKILGKSAEELGMNLIYDVAHNIAKIEKYDTGQGLEELIVHRKGATRAFGPGNKDLPEKYRPLGQPVLVGGSMQSGSYLLVGTKQAENITFGSTIHGAGRLMSRAAAKRKIRGHELKDQMTKQGITVRAASMKGLAEEAGFAYKDVDMVVDAVHNLGISKKVAHFLPLANIKG; this is translated from the coding sequence ATGGAAAAAATTAAAATTGACGACTACACCTGGGAGATTCCCAAAGGGTCAAAGCAAGGGATGAAAGTCCCCGCGCGTTTAATCACCTCGAAAAAACTGCTTGATAACCTTGATGAGGGCGTTATCGAGCAGATAACCAATGTTGCCTGCCTGCCGGGCATACGGCGTTATGCGCTCTGCATGCCGGATGGCCATCGCGGGTATGGCTTTCCGATTGGCGGCGTGGCGGCATTCAGTACCAAGACCGGCGTTATCTCGCCCGGCGGTATCGGCTTTGACATCAACTGCGGCGTCCGATTGATAAGAACCAATCTCACCGAAAAAGAAATTAAGCCCAAGATTACGGAACTGATTGACCTGCTATATCAGCTTGTGCCCAGCGGAGTTGGCTGCAAGGGCATCATAAAGCTGAACCGGACTGAATTTGATAAGCTTATGGTAGAGGGATCATCCTGGTGTCTGAAAAAGGGCTATGCCTGGGATAGCGATATTGAATTCACCGAGCAGAATGGCAAAATCCCCGGCGCAAATCCCGATAATGTCTCCGATAAGGCTAAAACACGCGGCTTGGATCAGGTCGGCACTCTCGGTTCGGGCAATCATTATCTAGAACTGCAGAAAGTTACTTTCGATGAGCAATGCGATAAATCTGTTGCCTCGGCTTTGGGAATCGACCAGCCTGGCCAGATTACTGTTATGATACACTGCGGCTCGCGCGGTTTCGGACATCAGATAGGCACGGATTACCTTAAGAGTTTCGGCGCGGCGATGAAAAAGTATGGCATCCGCACCAACGACCGCGAGCTTGCCTGCGCCCCATTCGATTCGCTGGAAGGGCAGGCATACTACAGCGCCATGGCTGCCGCCGCCAATACAGCATTTGTCAACCGTCAGGTGATTATGCATAGAGTAAGAGAAGGCTTTGCAAAGATATTAGGCAAGTCGGCTGAGGAACTCGGAATGAATCTTATTTATGATGTCGCCCACAATATCGCCAAGATTGAAAAATATGATACCGGCCAAGGACTAGAGGAATTGATTGTCCATCGCAAAGGCGCCACTCGCGCTTTTGGCCCCGGCAATAAAGATCTGCCTGAAAAATATCGCCCTTTAGGGCAACCGGTGCTGGTTGGCGGCTCAATGCAGTCGGGTTCGTATCTGCTTGTGGGCACAAAACAAGCTGAGAATATCACTTTTGGCAGTACTATTCATGGCGCCGGGCGGCTTATGTCGCGGGCCGCCGCCAAGCGGAAAATACGCGGCCATGAGCTTAAAGACCAGATGACGAAACAGGGCATAACAGTAAGAGCCGCCTCGATGAAAGGCTTGGCTGAGGAGGCTGGTTTTGCCTATAAGGATGTTGATATGGTTGTCGATGCTGTTCACAATCTGGGGATATCGAAAAAGGTGGCGCATTTTCTGCCATTGGCGAATATTAAGGGATGA